In Terriglobus sp. TAA 43, a single window of DNA contains:
- a CDS encoding terminase has translation MDQWSEFASLLQQPKGTLFLAEHMLCVRDRSGLLKPLRANVAQRRYEARRDAENIVLKARQMGMSTWIAGRFLLKTLFIPGTTTLMVANTQESAEALFAMVQRMWENLPTPLQSGIGKRGRANARQMTFPAMDSEFRVASAGEPNAGRGLSVTNLHCSEMARWQGDSSETLAGLRAALAPGGELVLESTPNGAYGCFYEQWQQAETSGMVRHFFPWWYEPAYVGARVADFTEEEEVLVQREGLTAEQVGFRRELARRFGAMRVQEFAEDAVSCFRESGDCFFDRDALAACAKDMNAPMDVRRNGALQVWLPAVPGRRYIAAVDVAGGGSGGDYSAVQVVDIATGMQCAELQMKMSPRDLAKAAAEIAHEYNGAMLVVERNNHGAAVLAYLEQERGANVFVDRDGLPGWLTDVASRPRMLSALAVLLSSSRSLFQGERLLAEMRSFVVDERGRPAAAVGCHDDLVMSMAIAQAVRARIA, from the coding sequence ATGGATCAGTGGAGTGAATTTGCTTCGTTGCTGCAACAGCCAAAGGGCACGCTCTTCCTTGCAGAGCACATGCTGTGCGTGCGGGATCGTTCTGGTCTGCTGAAACCACTACGAGCCAATGTTGCGCAACGTAGATATGAAGCGCGGCGTGATGCGGAAAACATTGTGCTGAAGGCGCGGCAGATGGGGATGAGTACCTGGATCGCAGGACGGTTTCTGCTGAAAACGTTGTTCATTCCGGGGACAACGACGTTGATGGTGGCGAATACGCAGGAGAGTGCGGAAGCCCTCTTTGCGATGGTGCAGCGGATGTGGGAGAACCTGCCCACTCCGTTGCAGTCGGGTATTGGAAAACGTGGTCGTGCGAATGCGCGACAGATGACGTTCCCCGCGATGGATTCTGAGTTTCGTGTGGCGAGTGCAGGGGAGCCGAATGCGGGACGCGGGTTGAGTGTGACCAATCTGCACTGTAGCGAGATGGCGCGATGGCAGGGCGATTCGTCGGAAACATTGGCGGGGCTGCGTGCGGCGTTGGCGCCGGGCGGTGAGCTGGTGTTAGAGAGTACTCCGAATGGTGCGTATGGCTGCTTCTATGAGCAGTGGCAGCAGGCGGAGACGAGCGGGATGGTGCGGCACTTCTTTCCGTGGTGGTATGAGCCGGCGTATGTGGGTGCGCGGGTTGCGGACTTCACGGAGGAGGAAGAGGTGCTGGTGCAGCGCGAAGGGCTCACGGCGGAGCAGGTTGGGTTTCGCCGTGAGCTCGCGCGTCGATTTGGTGCGATGCGTGTGCAGGAGTTCGCAGAGGACGCTGTTAGCTGCTTCCGCGAGAGTGGTGATTGCTTCTTCGATCGGGATGCATTGGCTGCTTGCGCGAAGGATATGAATGCGCCGATGGATGTGCGCCGCAACGGAGCACTGCAGGTATGGCTGCCTGCGGTGCCTGGTCGCAGGTATATTGCTGCGGTGGATGTCGCAGGCGGTGGCAGTGGAGGCGACTATAGCGCAGTGCAGGTAGTGGATATTGCCACAGGAATGCAGTGCGCGGAGTTGCAGATGAAGATGTCTCCGCGTGATCTGGCCAAGGCGGCAGCGGAGATTGCGCATGAGTATAACGGCGCGATGCTCGTAGTGGAACGGAACAATCATGGGGCTGCGGTGCTGGCTTATCTGGAGCAGGAACGTGGCGCGAATGTGTTTGTGGATCGCGATGGGTTGCCGGGGTGGTTGACGGATGTTGCTTCGCGACCGCGGATGTTGAGCGCGTTGGCGGTGTTGTTGTCTTCTTCTCGGTCGTTGTTCCAAGGTGAGCGGCTGTTGGCGGAGATGCGGAGCTTTGTTGTGGATGAACGCGGGCGGCCTGCGGCTGCGGTCGGCTGTCATGATGACCTGGTGATGAGTATGGCAATTGCGCAGGCTGTACGCGCGAGGATAGCTTAG
- a CDS encoding DUF3037 domain-containing protein, which yields MPERIQCEFFLLRYVPDAVKNEFVNIGVMLREAGRIETTRVRFTRDWSRVRCMDPDADTALLEAMEGEIAGRVRDGGYASKPAMQLLEESLSTSVQITEVRGALAESMPAELEQLMRLYVEPMREKVSRKKSGRASIAASMRSEFERAGAWDLMRKRIAASQYTRAGDPLKLDCGYRSAALVRMFQAVSLEGDLEAAKVLAFSVDRLRVGVRKVEAAELDLAAIVEPLKLVAGDGGEAEDRYRFGVETMEEQGLRVLTVNDLSRVAETARRELLV from the coding sequence TTGCCTGAACGGATACAGTGCGAGTTCTTTCTGCTGCGGTATGTGCCGGATGCGGTGAAGAACGAGTTCGTGAACATTGGTGTAATGCTGCGCGAGGCGGGTCGCATCGAGACGACACGGGTGCGATTTACGCGCGACTGGAGCCGTGTTCGCTGCATGGATCCGGATGCGGATACCGCTTTGCTGGAAGCGATGGAAGGCGAGATTGCGGGCCGCGTTCGTGATGGTGGGTATGCGTCGAAGCCTGCGATGCAGTTGTTGGAGGAGTCGCTTTCAACCTCAGTGCAGATTACGGAAGTGCGTGGTGCGCTGGCCGAAAGTATGCCCGCTGAGTTGGAACAGCTGATGCGGCTGTATGTGGAGCCGATGCGCGAGAAGGTCTCGCGGAAGAAGAGTGGGCGTGCGTCGATTGCGGCTTCGATGCGAAGTGAGTTTGAGCGTGCGGGTGCCTGGGATTTGATGCGTAAGAGAATTGCTGCTTCGCAGTACACGCGCGCGGGTGATCCGTTGAAGTTGGATTGTGGCTATCGTTCGGCTGCACTGGTGAGGATGTTCCAGGCGGTGTCGTTGGAAGGCGATTTGGAAGCCGCGAAAGTGCTGGCATTTTCTGTGGATCGTTTGCGGGTTGGAGTGCGCAAGGTGGAAGCTGCGGAGCTTGATCTTGCGGCGATCGTGGAGCCTTTGAAGTTGGTTGCGGGTGATGGTGGTGAGGCAGAGGATCGGTATCGCTTTGGCGTGGAGACTATGGAAGAGCAAGGGCTTCGCGTACTGACGGTGAATGATCTTTCGCGTGTTGCGGAGACAGCACGTCGGGAGTTGCTGGTGTGA
- the purE gene encoding 5-(carboxyamino)imidazole ribonucleotide mutase: MADSPLIGVVMGSKSDYACMGAAVRILKEFGVAHEARVVSAHRTPDLLFEYAEQARPRGLRAIIAGAGGAAHLPGMLAAKTIVPVFGVPVNATSLNGMDSLLSIVQMPKGIPVGTLAIGEAGAVNAALLAIAVLATTDAALGDRLEKWRKERETVVRAETLEDGATA, from the coding sequence ATGGCTGATAGTCCGCTGATTGGCGTGGTGATGGGATCGAAGAGCGACTACGCGTGCATGGGCGCGGCGGTCCGCATTCTGAAGGAATTTGGTGTGGCGCACGAGGCGCGTGTGGTTTCCGCGCATCGTACGCCGGACCTGCTGTTTGAGTATGCAGAGCAGGCCCGGCCTCGTGGTCTGCGGGCGATCATTGCTGGTGCGGGCGGAGCAGCGCATTTGCCTGGCATGTTGGCGGCGAAGACGATCGTGCCGGTGTTTGGTGTGCCGGTGAATGCGACGTCATTGAATGGTATGGATTCGCTGCTGTCGATTGTGCAGATGCCGAAGGGCATTCCTGTTGGGACACTGGCGATTGGTGAAGCGGGTGCGGTGAATGCCGCGCTGTTAGCGATTGCAGTGCTGGCTACGACGGATGCTGCGCTGGGTGATCGGTTGGAGAAATGGCGCAAGGAGCGCGAGACAGTTGTTCGCGCAGAGACGCTGGAAGATGGAGCGACTGCATGA
- a CDS encoding HipA family kinase, with product MQAVQAIRRMRGGAQSQLMLGADGNLWVVKFRNNPQGERVLANELIATRMAEAVGLTVPLSDAVDVSGWLIRNSPEMWVDAGRGERTACSEGLAFGSQFVGGLMPGQVVDYLPEELLPELRNLSEFAGMLCIDKWTGNSNGRQAVFTRKPRERKYRAVFIDQGYCFHATEWKFPDSPLRGVYMRNCVYEWVTGWDSFEPWITRVEEMQAETLWAIAEVVPPEWYGDPSELESLMEAMLKRRSRVRELITSFRESSRNPFPNWGKVGRIVVPGAFAEVEAASKFVM from the coding sequence GTGCAGGCAGTACAGGCGATTCGCAGGATGCGAGGCGGTGCGCAGAGCCAGTTGATGCTGGGTGCAGACGGCAACCTGTGGGTGGTGAAGTTTCGCAATAATCCGCAGGGCGAGCGCGTGTTGGCGAATGAGTTGATTGCGACGCGCATGGCTGAGGCGGTCGGATTGACGGTCCCTCTGTCAGACGCGGTGGATGTGAGTGGATGGCTGATTCGGAACTCGCCCGAGATGTGGGTGGATGCTGGCCGCGGTGAGCGTACGGCATGTTCGGAGGGGTTGGCGTTCGGTTCGCAGTTTGTGGGTGGATTGATGCCGGGGCAGGTGGTGGACTACCTGCCGGAAGAGTTATTGCCGGAACTTCGGAATCTTTCCGAGTTCGCGGGGATGCTGTGCATTGATAAATGGACTGGCAATAGCAACGGGCGTCAGGCGGTATTTACGCGGAAGCCTAGAGAGCGAAAGTATCGCGCGGTGTTTATTGACCAGGGGTATTGCTTCCATGCGACGGAGTGGAAATTTCCTGACTCGCCGTTGCGCGGTGTGTACATGCGTAACTGTGTGTATGAGTGGGTGACAGGTTGGGATAGTTTTGAGCCCTGGATCACGCGTGTGGAAGAGATGCAGGCGGAGACGCTGTGGGCCATTGCAGAGGTGGTGCCACCGGAGTGGTACGGCGATCCATCAGAGTTGGAATCGCTGATGGAGGCCATGCTGAAGCGACGTTCGCGTGTGCGGGAGTTGATTACCTCGTTTCGTGAGAGCTCGCGAAATCCTTTCCCGAATTGGGGAAAGGTAGGAAGAATTGTGGTGCCGGGGGCTTTTGCGGAAGTTGAAGCGGCGTCTAAGTTTGTTATGTAA
- a CDS encoding phage portal protein, whose amino-acid sequence MGVVERVRGAMRGWKGDVDATGEGQRKTQMLPAVLSPWRPGASVNALPKPTPANLRRFAEMPMARRAINVVKDRIASMDWQVRAKSDAVVSEELQQRLQALRNVFAAPNPHDSFRTLLEPLLEDVIVGGFGAAEIETTGDADSPVRLWSVDGATIAMDGSWNGDAEQPRYLQTVIGAAKSVPLLDRELMYVRLNARSYTPFGLGRLEVAFETINHFLSAHRYAAKLASNGVAQYALWLDEVTPQQQERLTRWWQDEVEGSAQVPILSTKTKPEVLRFAGGTDADLRLQWQEFLLRVMANAFDLPPMLLGLEHDVNRSTAGELAEQAFQSAIVPVAKLVAEHLTRDVIAKALGWTDVEFVFNDLLSRDSADEADLQIKLLNAGVLSVGEVRALRGLPMLEAASQQVS is encoded by the coding sequence GTGGGAGTTGTGGAGCGGGTGCGTGGGGCGATGCGTGGTTGGAAGGGTGATGTGGATGCGACAGGCGAGGGCCAGCGTAAGACTCAGATGTTGCCAGCGGTGCTGAGTCCGTGGCGGCCAGGTGCAAGTGTGAATGCGTTGCCGAAACCTACGCCTGCAAATCTGCGTCGGTTTGCTGAGATGCCGATGGCGCGGCGCGCGATCAATGTGGTGAAGGATCGCATTGCGAGCATGGATTGGCAGGTGAGAGCGAAGTCGGATGCGGTTGTGAGTGAGGAGCTACAGCAGCGATTGCAGGCCCTTCGCAATGTGTTTGCTGCGCCGAATCCGCATGATAGTTTTCGTACGCTGTTGGAGCCGCTACTGGAAGATGTGATCGTTGGTGGCTTTGGTGCTGCCGAGATTGAGACTACCGGCGATGCGGATTCTCCCGTGCGGTTGTGGTCAGTGGATGGCGCGACGATTGCCATGGATGGTTCGTGGAATGGGGATGCGGAACAGCCGCGCTATTTGCAGACTGTGATTGGTGCGGCGAAGAGTGTTCCGTTGCTGGATCGCGAATTGATGTACGTGCGGTTGAATGCGCGATCGTACACGCCTTTCGGTCTTGGAAGACTGGAAGTTGCGTTCGAGACGATCAATCACTTCCTCTCTGCGCATCGCTATGCGGCGAAGCTGGCGAGCAATGGTGTGGCGCAGTATGCATTGTGGTTGGACGAGGTGACGCCGCAGCAGCAGGAACGATTGACGCGTTGGTGGCAGGACGAAGTGGAGGGTTCGGCGCAGGTGCCGATTCTTTCTACTAAGACAAAGCCTGAGGTGTTGCGGTTCGCAGGTGGAACGGATGCGGATTTGCGATTGCAGTGGCAGGAATTTCTGCTTCGCGTGATGGCGAATGCGTTTGATCTGCCTCCGATGTTGCTGGGTTTAGAGCATGATGTGAATCGCTCGACTGCTGGCGAGTTGGCAGAGCAGGCGTTTCAGAGTGCCATTGTGCCGGTTGCAAAGTTGGTTGCGGAGCATCTGACGCGCGACGTGATTGCGAAGGCACTGGGATGGACGGATGTTGAGTTTGTCTTTAATGACTTGCTTTCACGAGATTCGGCGGATGAGGCAGACCTGCAGATCAAGCTGTTGAACGCTGGTGTGCTTTCCGTGGGCGAAGTACGGGCGCTGCGTGGATTGCCGATGTTGGAAGCAGCGAGCCAGCAGGTCAGCTAG
- the purK gene encoding 5-(carboxyamino)imidazole ribonucleotide synthase — MNTTPADLLEKLRGPVLPGATIGIFGGGQLGRMMGIAARSMGYKVHVLDPDPACPAGYIADKVIEASWNDRWAAANLARESSTVTLEIEQVSITSLDEASRWAPMRPGAAMMAVIQDRVEQKDWLQKHGFPVGPYRSVRSPEQLAEAVKALNGPVFVKSARGGYDGRGQAKLGFGGAAVDDAALRQAWEGVGGTDCVAERALDLAKEISVMVARAPNGEVKVYPAAENFHENQILIWSVIPASISDELMTKAQAVASEIADTFGLEGLLAVEMFLTTDGQLLVNELAPRPHNSYHGSERACTTGQFEQAIRTACNLPLGDVSLVQPTAIANLLGDVWLDDEGKEKQPAFDKALAVPGVRLTLYEKLKPRKGRKMGHLSAVGETADEARERVLAAKAAL; from the coding sequence ATGAACACTACTCCTGCTGACCTGTTGGAAAAGCTACGCGGACCGGTTTTGCCGGGAGCGACGATTGGCATCTTTGGTGGCGGCCAGCTTGGCCGCATGATGGGCATCGCAGCGCGTTCGATGGGCTATAAGGTTCACGTGCTGGATCCTGATCCCGCTTGCCCGGCGGGCTATATCGCTGACAAGGTGATTGAGGCTTCGTGGAATGATCGCTGGGCTGCTGCGAATCTTGCTCGTGAATCTTCGACGGTAACGTTGGAGATTGAGCAAGTTTCGATTACGAGTCTGGACGAGGCTTCGCGATGGGCGCCGATGCGGCCCGGAGCGGCGATGATGGCAGTGATTCAGGATCGCGTGGAGCAGAAGGACTGGCTGCAGAAACATGGTTTCCCTGTGGGGCCGTATCGTTCGGTGCGTTCGCCTGAGCAGTTGGCCGAGGCAGTGAAGGCACTGAATGGGCCAGTGTTTGTGAAGTCTGCTCGTGGTGGTTATGACGGCCGCGGACAGGCGAAACTGGGATTTGGCGGCGCTGCTGTGGATGATGCTGCACTGCGTCAGGCCTGGGAAGGTGTTGGCGGCACAGATTGCGTTGCGGAGCGTGCGCTTGATCTGGCGAAAGAGATTAGCGTGATGGTGGCCCGTGCTCCGAATGGTGAGGTGAAGGTCTATCCTGCGGCGGAGAATTTCCATGAGAACCAGATTCTTATCTGGAGCGTGATTCCGGCGAGCATTTCTGATGAGTTGATGACGAAGGCGCAGGCGGTGGCGAGCGAGATTGCCGATACGTTTGGGCTGGAAGGTCTGCTTGCGGTGGAGATGTTCCTGACCACCGATGGTCAGTTGTTGGTGAATGAACTGGCACCGCGTCCGCACAACAGCTATCACGGCAGCGAACGCGCATGCACGACGGGACAGTTTGAACAGGCCATTCGAACTGCGTGTAACCTGCCGCTCGGCGATGTGTCGTTGGTGCAGCCTACGGCGATTGCGAATCTGCTGGGCGATGTTTGGCTGGACGATGAGGGCAAGGAAAAGCAGCCCGCGTTTGATAAAGCCCTGGCTGTTCCCGGTGTGCGGCTGACTCTGTATGAGAAGTTGAAGCCGCGCAAGGGGCGCAAGATGGGGCATCTAAGCGCGGTGGGCGAGACTGCGGACGAGGCCCGCGAGCGTGTGCTGGCGGCAAAGGCTGCGTTGTAA